The proteins below come from a single Branchiostoma floridae strain S238N-H82 chromosome 5, Bfl_VNyyK, whole genome shotgun sequence genomic window:
- the LOC118416898 gene encoding ZP domain-containing protein-like, with amino-acid sequence MLSFPPRQVYIHCTMVVCFQSDPDSRCSQGCIPPSRRRRAVPDLSETRVRRASETDHITTISQGPFKVENAQEEAAPLPTVGIAVGTAAGIAGVLLVAAAAFLVRKRRGRDAKEQAEDRVGQYDVHAPNRNCCETLVKDPLLM; translated from the exons ATGTTGTCCTTCCCCCCACGGCAGGTGTACATCCATTGCACCATGGTGGTCTGCTTCCAGAGCGACCCGGACTCgcggtgcagtcagggctgCATCCCGCCCAGCCGGCGCAGGCGCGCTGTGCCCGACCTGAGCGAGACCCGAGTGCGACGTGCCAGCGAAACGGACCACATAACAACCATCAGCCAGGGACCCTTCAAAGTGGAGAATGCACAAGAAGAAG ccgcccccctccccactgttgGCATCGCTGTGGGCACAGCTGCGGGGATAGCCGGAGTCCTGCTGGTGGCTGCTGCTGCCTTCCTGGTGAGGAAGAGACGCGGACGTGACGCCAAGGAGCAGGCCGAGGATCGTGTCGGTCAGTACGATGTTCATGCACCTAACAGAAACTGCTGTGAGACGCTTGTTAAAGACCCCTTGTTAATGTAG